From the genome of Glycine soja cultivar W05 chromosome 14, ASM419377v2, whole genome shotgun sequence:
GGAAGGTTGTCAATGATTTTTCTGCATTGCTTGATTCTCAAGGCACTCAGGTACTTCAGAAATTAATGCATCTTTTTTGTCTTGCTATCACGTTTGTAATGTAAAATCACTTTCAGTGTTTGTAAGGTTACCTAAAATTCAACAATTGTCTGCAGCTTGGACATTTCCTCAGGAAAATATTGAAAGGCAATACTGGTTGCCTCTCCAAGAGAGAATTCATAGAAGCTATCACATTATATCTAAATCAAAGACGTAGTTTGGCATCAAATGAATTCTCTAAACTATGCACTTGCGGTGGAAAACGCGATAGTAATCAGCACAATGCCAGTTATTCTGCCAAGCATGCTGAAATAAGTGATGCCCAGCAAAAAGAGCTCGAGGTATAAAATTGGGAAATCCAATGTACTGCTTTAGAAGATTTATCATGCGGTATTAGATTAGCATCATTCACTGTAATGGTGTTTTTTTCCCTGGTCTATAGAAACTGAAGTACTTCTATGAAGAGATAAAATTGGAGGTCAAACAAATTCAATCCAAGTGGGACCAAGAATTGAGAAGGCTTGGTAATGATCCAAAGACTTGTTTTTCCATGAAAAATATTCTTCATGTATGTAAAATCTTTTATAATGCAATATTCTTTCATAATGCTAAGTTGAGTTCTATGTACTTCTTAGAGAGTCATATAAAGAGCCTTGAAGAGGCCTCCTCTTCCTACCATAAAGTCTTGGAGGAGAATCGCTCTCTTTACAATCAAGTACAAGATCTGAAAGGTACACTAGAATCCGAGATGCTTTGTCAAGGATCTACTTacattatttatgtattttaatagaTTTGCTTCCTTACAGGAGCCATTAGGGTCTACTGCAGAGTGAGGCCATTCTTACCAGGACAATCAAATGGACAATCTACTGTAGATTATATAGGAGACAATGGAAACATAATGATTATGAATCCCCATAAGCAAGGAAAAGATGCTAGAAGGGTATTTTCATTCAATAAGGTGTTTGCAACAAGTACCACCcaaggtattttaattttttgacatATTATTGCAAAATGTATAGGGCCAGCAAATACTTTGTTCTATGTGATTATTCCTAAATGACTATCTGTAAATATAGTAaagatttgaaaataataatggaCATTTTTTGACATATTGTTTTAGATAATAGAGATTTGGTTATGTAATGAAGAATGAACAAAAACGAGTATTTGTATAATGGATTGTTAAATGATAATGATCATGATATCATATGTAATGTAtttgttacaaataaaataatcttttttgaaatttatatctTCTCACTTGAAacttttatgatgatttttctTTGTCATGTGCAGAGCAAATATATGCTGACACTCAACCATTGGTTAGGTCCGCCTTAGATGGCTATAATGTATGCATCTTTGCATATGGACAGACTGGGTCAGGAAAGACCTACACAATGGTAACATTACATACATAAAAATTCTATCACATAGAAGCAATCTATCACAATTTTATGCATTTACTTAAATTTAAGTGTTGTCCTCATTTTAAATTCTCTGTTTTTATTGCATGCCTCATAAGAAAGATCAGTATTTATGTGTTTTGCAGTGAAATTGGTGACTTTCTTTTCATGTACTAGTAGAAAAATGTAGATTTTTGTCCATTGTTTGTGGTGCATGTTATGGATACTTGAAATCAAGAATCTTATGATTTGTTATGGTACACAATTCTTTTAGTTAGTATCTTATCTTGGTTTGGAGATGTTTCTTCTTAAAAAGGagacaattaaaattttaaaaagacctgtatgttattaaatatgttttcatcAGCACAAAGAAAACTGATTGTATTCTTTATGGACTTGATCAAACCTTAACCACATTGAAAGTGTGATATCACAAAATCATTATAATATTGTCTTATCATTTTTCTCATGCATGTGTGTTTTACTGCTTGGATAGAGTGGCCCTGATCTGATGACTGAAGAGACATGGGGTGTAAACTATAGGGCTTTGCGTGACttatttcatatttcaaagGAAAGAGCAGATGCCATAAAATATGAAGTTGGTGTCCAGATGATTGAAATATACAATGAACAAGTGAGAGATTTATTAGTCAGCGATGGCTCTAACAGAAGATATCCTTCAAGTCCATACTTTCTGTATTTGTATTAAATTGTAATCATTTTTCAGTTCTGTATATCAAAACTTTTTGCatactccaaaaaaaaaaaaacaatatgatatatttttttggtttgttcATTTCCTTAACAAGACATACATTAGATATACGAAACAACTCTCAATTGAATGGTCTTAATGTGCCTGATGCATCTTTAGTCCCAGTTAATTGTACTCAAGATGTTCTTGATTTAATGAAAATTGGTCAGAAGAATCGTGCTGTTGGTGCTACAGCTCTAAATGAGCGAAGCAGCCGTTCTCATAGGTAAAATTTCTTCTTCATAAATATTGATGGCTACTCTAaccatataatatatttttcttaaatagatTTCTTTACCATCCAATTGCAGTGTGTTGACAGTTCATGTCAGAGGGAGGGACTTAGTGTCTAACTCCATTCTTAAGGGTTGTCTCCATCTTGTGGATTTGGCTGGAAGTGAGAGAGTGGACAAATCTGAGGCTGTTGGCGAGAGACTAAAGGAGGCCCAGCATATAAATAAATCTCTTTCTGCACTTGGGGATGTTATCTCTGCTTTGGCACAAAAGAGTCCACATATTCCTTATAGAAATAGCAAGCTCACACAAGTTCTACAAGATTCATTAGGTAACAAGCAgacttaaattgatttttttttctctgtacacATTCCTCATTATAATAGGCTAGAACAACATTAAAAGTTgggattgttttctttttcagctTCAACCACCATCTTTTTCTACTACAGATTTTTGCCCTCTgttgttttaattgttttttagttGGGAAGGGGTTGAGATGGGTTgattaatgaattgcaatttaaatattaatgtatTTGTATAATGCcatagtaattttatatttttaatttctgtatAAAACAACTTAACCTGTGCTTTTTTCCCCTATATCAATAGGTGGCCATGCAAAAACTTTGATGTTTGTTCATATAAATCCTGAAGTCAATGCTCTTGGAGAAACAATTAGCACACTTAAGTTTGCAGAGAGGGTTGCAACCATTGAACTTGGTGCTGCTCAATCTAATAAAGAAACTGGAGAAATTCGGGAGCTAAAGGAAGAGGTTTGGTTTTTGGTCATAACTAGAGCAATTTTAAAGTTAACTTTAGCCAATATTATAACAGTTTGAGAATTTTATAGATATCAAATATCAAATCAGCATTGGAGAGGAAGGAAACTGAACTACAACAATGGAAAGCTGGGAATGCACGAAATGCCATAGAATCTCAGAACGCAGCACCAAGAGCTGTTTCACCTTTCCGTTTGCCCAAAAATGGTACCAGTGACAACATGAAGCCTGAAAATTGTCAAAGACCCATGGATGATAGAAGCTCTGAGGTTATTGCATGCTTATAtaaactttaatgataaatttgtgTCAAATTATATTAGGAAATTGTATCACAATGAAGTGTAATTTGTACTCTCTAAATCTGAAATTATATTTACAGGCTAAAACTTGTTCTTCGGGTAAGCAAAGAAGGTCAAGATTTCCCTCAACATTTATAGAGAAGGACTCCATGCCAAAAATGTCTCTTCTAGCTGAAGAAAAATTAGTGAGCTCAGGGAAAGGTAGATCACCATCACCTCCAGTCAGGAGGAGATCAATATCCACTGATAGAGGGTCTGTCATTAAAAGCAAGGTCAAAAGTGACACATCAGACAACCAACCAATCTTAAAGCATCCATTTCCAACTAGAGTACTAGTAAATAAATTGCTTGTCACAATGCCAATGGCCTCATCTACAGGCAATAACTCAAGGGTGAATCTGCATTCACAGGAGCCAGTGAAGCAGGATAACACTAATGAAACTCTCTTCAACCACCAGAAGGTCAACTCCAGGAAAGTTCATCAAGAACACGAAGAGGAACAAATCAAGCAAGCTCCTGGTTCAGTAAGACAAGGTGGTACTAGGAAAAACAAGGCTGAAAGTAAGGCCAAGTTTAAGCATTTTCAGCACTTGCCCTTTAGGATTCAAAAGGCTGATATGATACCTGGTTCTGACATGGAAATTGGCCGAGAAATGACCATGGAGGCACCTCGGAAAAGCGATTATTTTGAGTCAGAAAATGATATACGCCTCATGGAGTCTGCAGTCAATGGTgttgtaaatattaaaaagatacatCAGAACATCTCTAGGAATTCTCAGAACATTGGATCAAGGTATGGCTTAAagaatcattaaaaaattatgctaTGCTCGTTGATTTGTTTCTTCTCATTGAAAATGACATTATTCATAGCTTGATTGATAAATGAGTATTGTTGTCACATGCAGAGGAATAATGCAAGCAGCTGAGCCTTTATTGTCCAGCAaagttgaaaacaaaattttactaCATGGTACAGGTCGCAATCTTAAGGAGGGCACCAATACTACATTGCCTGAATTTAGAAGGAGCCGATCTACGCCACGTgggaagttttttgttttctcttgaggatttcagcttaaaatttgataattatttatttttgtacagTGACAACTATTGATGTTCATGTTGGAGTGCCGGCTCACATAATTTTGTTGACTGAGGTCTCGAGGTCAGTTTGTGCGACCTTCCTCTGTTTTCGTGTTATGTTGCTCgtttgtaatttaaatttttggatgtcATTATACTTCTGAAATCTTGAGGTGTTGTGCTACATTGATAAGAGGTATATTTACTGCATTTTATGAATTCAGCTTCCCattacaaattcaacaaaaGTAATGGAGgaaggtaaattttttttattgaaaaccttGTTATTACAATTGTACAaggttgaatatttttttattataaaatattgtattttttttttatatattttacaaattag
Proteins encoded in this window:
- the LOC114383595 gene encoding kinesin-like protein KIN-14F; translated protein: MPQETLPNSNFISPLKRGLNLKGSAASACNNNETLHSVTEETINDHELAQRKAEEAASRRYVAAEWLRQMDNGASSSLSKEPSEEEFCLALRNGLILCNVLNRVNPGAVVKVVDNAVVDNVAVQSSEGPAQSAIQYFENMRNFLEAVNDMKLLTFEASDLEKGGSSSKVVDCILCLKGYYEWKLSGGIGVWRYGGTVRITSFPKWSSSNILGTESVVDETESSQFLHLSGEVSVEETKAVNALASVFDQFGLKLFLAYLREADGVDDLPLNAMVIDTLLRKVVNDFSALLDSQGTQLGHFLRKILKGNTGCLSKREFIEAITLYLNQRRSLASNEFSKLCTCGGKRDSNQHNASYSAKHAEISDAQQKELEKLKYFYEEIKLEVKQIQSKWDQELRRLESHIKSLEEASSSYHKVLEENRSLYNQVQDLKGAIRVYCRVRPFLPGQSNGQSTVDYIGDNGNIMIMNPHKQGKDARRVFSFNKVFATSTTQEQIYADTQPLVRSALDGYNVCIFAYGQTGSGKTYTMSGPDLMTEETWGVNYRALRDLFHISKERADAIKYEVGVQMIEIYNEQVRDLLVSDGSNRRLDIRNNSQLNGLNVPDASLVPVNCTQDVLDLMKIGQKNRAVGATALNERSSRSHSVLTVHVRGRDLVSNSILKGCLHLVDLAGSERVDKSEAVGERLKEAQHINKSLSALGDVISALAQKSPHIPYRNSKLTQVLQDSLGGHAKTLMFVHINPEVNALGETISTLKFAERVATIELGAAQSNKETGEIRELKEEISNIKSALERKETELQQWKAGNARNAIESQNAAPRAVSPFRLPKNGTSDNMKPENCQRPMDDRSSEAKTCSSGKQRRSRFPSTFIEKDSMPKMSLLAEEKLVSSGKGRSPSPPVRRRSISTDRGSVIKSKVKSDTSDNQPILKHPFPTRVLVNKLLVTMPMASSTGNNSRVNLHSQEPVKQDNTNETLFNHQKVNSRKVHQEHEEEQIKQAPGSVRQGGTRKNKAESKAKFKHFQHLPFRIQKADMIPGSDMEIGREMTMEAPRKSDYFESENDIRLMESAVNGVVNIKKIHQNISRNSQNIGSRGIMQAAEPLLSSKVENKILLHGTGRNLKEGTNTTLPEFRRSRSTPRGKFFVFS